The following coding sequences lie in one Cryptococcus neoformans var. neoformans B-3501A chromosome 2, whole genome shotgun sequence genomic window:
- a CDS encoding hypothetical protein (Match to ESTs gb|CF185742.1|CF185742, gb|CF185741.1|CF185741; HMMPfam hit to WD40, WD domain, G-beta repeat, score: 98.3, E(): 1.9e-26), translating to MAENSQIKPRPVRHRHRNRIATEGDVSSSRSKGKERAVDVNGDVTLVDGAKAGKKRRKRQAPNGLPSLPTDDSVGGQGESSTCRAPRRRDDSEHWDHIPVAQNEFTRVPPVWSKDGRFYFSVVHTSIHIHSSTSPSFPRLSTLSSTHPRGHSKPITSLQLSPINPFQIVSSSLDGTIKIWDWVAGRLIRTIDFHEPQSKVDHVAFGQVVGKWWLFAAVTHAKQSNSGQKLAYRLLRTPLGGNSNPILLGKLSNRPVSLIMSPRSTYLVALAANKAYTYRMPTPPFKSSDPWEDRPTCVKFVSDQPFTCGAFCPEKTLATATEEDWFATGDQKGVIRLWHGLTQAFRQVDAAASLALGGVVGSNQGPETEKRLPTTSLHWHAHAVSAIAFTPSGSQLLSVGEESVLVQWHLASGRREYIPRLGGRPIVSLAVRKATAAGEEEWWMALADGSVVRVGASSNRVASVGQGIRLDPLRPSSSDTPYPLSVHPSTGSLVVPSSHPSTIQFIDPIASTVLFDLEVVPSNRVSRREEKEHEPVKVEKVAFSDEQDGKSIWMATMEGREGDEGEGGGRVKNLKMWKWMDDRYLVNTQFPRPHGTSDISSVTFSPTPSAPGTSSNPVSTPDPYLLTTSTDGVAKIWHVRQSGKSEQGKVSAKKPIIVELYWSCRSTFNYRNLPIRASAFSPDVSILALSHGSVVTLWDVSSNILLKVLDNGLISDIMTIGFIGKEGRWLVGTGKGRGVAVWDLLSCEVAWSSPSLAADNLITSSTASYFISASNAPSSTTLRVFAPDSPAPLRTISIDTKVTQIVSLSQSSASESSSSLHFIGIAPSGEIYRFGDIAAALVPESANSVRQAQAKEGLSIWQEMFGKGAFLEEPETEEPITATASALQQRVSDKSGRPADIFEGPSHTMPPTGLLFDAFMDELLHGNTAAKDERKVKEVTRDEAVVYEMEVDDSGAEETSAGEIKGRAVEDGEIRELEAFFKDLLSSIPRAPLTPASRKPDTLRNRLPSHLTNHTPARSVATPLQSRKANGDASRGRASLLAGGNHVDESDIGTPGSVTASGNKKGKKRKAPREE from the exons gaggagaaaaaggcagGCACCCAATGGATTGCCATCTTTGCCTACAGATGACTCAGTGGGGGGACAGGGTGAGTCATCGACTTGCCGAGCGCCTCGGCGAAGAGATGATAGTGAGCACTGGGACCATATACCGGTCGCCCAAAATGAGTTCACTCGTGTCCCACCAGTCTGGTCCAAAGACGGCAG GTTTTATTTTTCTGTGGTTCACACCTCTATCCACATCCACTCTTCCACCTCACCAAGTTTTCCCCGTCTCTCCACTCTCTCTTCAACCCACCCCAGGGGTCACTCTAAACCCATAACCTCCCTTCAGTTGTCCCCCATAAATCCCTTTCAGATTGTAAGCTCTTCGTTGGATGGTACTATCAAGATCTGGGATTGGGTGGCTGGCAGGTTAATCAGAACTATTGATTTTCATGAACCTCAATCCAAAGTGGACCATGTGGCCTTTGGTCAGGTTGTTGGGAAATGGTGGCTTTTTGCTGCTGTAACCCATGCCAAGCAATCAAATT CAGGGCAAAAGTTGGCTTATAGACTGTTGAGGACTCCTCTCGGCGGTAACTCCAATCCTATACTTCTTGGGAAGTTGTCCAACCGTCCTGTATCTCTCATTATGTCTCCTCGATCCACCTATCTCGTTGCTCTTGCTGCGAACAAGGCCTATACCTATCGTATGCCGACTCCCCCTTTCAAATCCTCTGATCCATGGGAGGATCGACCGACTTGTGTCAAGTTTGTGTCTGACCAGCCTTTCACTTGCGGTGCGTTTTGTCCAGAGAAAACTCTTGCGACTGCtacggaagaagattggtTCGCCACCGGTGATCAAAAGGGTGTCATCAGGCTCTGGCACGGTCTGACTCAGGCTTTCCGACAAGTCGACGCTGCTGCTTCATTGGCTTTGGGCGGTGTTGTTGGCTCTAATCAAGGCCCTGAAACCGAAAAGCGATTGCCTACCACGTCGCTCCACTGGCACGCTCACGCTGTGTCCGCCATCGCGTTTACACCTTCTGGATCACAACTTCTTTCCGTTGGCGAAGAATCCGTGCTCGTTCAATGGCATCTTGCCTCGGGCAGAAGGGAGTATATCCCTCGACTCGGTGGACGTCCGATTGTCAGCCTTGCTGTCAGAAAGGCTACCGccgctggagaagaagagtggtgGATGGCGCTCGCCGACGGTTCTGTTGTGCGAGTAggagcttcttccaaccGAGTCGCCAGTGTCGGTCAGGGTATTCGCCTAGACCCTTTGCGcccgtcttcttctgataCTCCCTATCCTCTCTCCGTTCACCCTTCCACTGGCTCACTAGTTgtcccttcctctcacCCTTCTACCATTCAGTTCATTGACCCTATCGCGTCTACTGTGCTTTTCGACCTCGAGGTTGTACCCTCTAATAGGGTaagcagaagagaggaaaaagagcaTGAGCCTGTCAAGGTGGAGAAAGTTGCCTTTTCAGATGAACAAGACGGCAAGTCGATATGGATGGCTACGATGGAAGGTCgagaaggtgatgaaggtgaaggtggtgggagagttaagaatttgaagatgtggaAGTGGATGGATGATAG ATACCTTGTAAACACTCAGTTCCCTCGTCCTCACGGTACATCGGATATCAGCTCTGTCACTTTTTCGCCTACGCCTTCTGCCCCCGGTACCTCCTCGAACCCCGTTTCCACCCCTGATCCGTATCTCCTGACTACTTCAACCGATGGTGTTGCCAAGATCTGGCATGTCCGACAGTCGGGAAAGAGTGAGCAAG GCAAAGTTTCCGCCAAGAAGCCTATAATCGTAGAAC TTTACTGGTCATGTCGCTCGACCTTCAATTACCGCAACCTTCCTATCCGAGCATCTGCCTTCTCACCTGATGTTTCCATTCTTGCTCTCTCTCACGGCTCTGTCGTCACTCTTTGGGATGTTAGCAGCAACATTTTGCTTAAGGTGCTTGACAATGGACTTATCTCGGATATAATGACCATCGGGTTCATTGGCAAGGAAGGCAGGTGGTTGGTTGGAACtggaaaagggagaggggTGGCAGTGTGGGATCTTCTCTCTTGTGAAGTTGCTTGGTCATCGCCTAGCCTTGCCGCCGATAACCTCATTACTTCTTCTACTGCCTCATATTTTATCTCTGCCTCCAACGCACCATCAAGCACAACACTTCGAGTGTTTGCCCCCGATTCTCCTGCTCCCCTCCGAACTATCTCTATCGATACCAAAGTCACTCAGATTGTCTCCTTGTCCCAGTCGTCTGCGTCGGAGTCATCTTCGTCTCTACATTTCATCGGTATTGCACCCTCGGGTGAGATCTATCGCTTTGGTGATATCGCGGCTGCTCTTGTGCCAGAGTCGGCCAACAGTGTCCGCCAAGCACAAGCCAAGGAGGGTCTTTCCATTTGGCAGGAGATGTTCGGCAAAGGTGCTTTCCTCGAAGAGCCCGAAACTGAGGAGCCCATTACCGCCACCGCTTCTGCTCTACAGCAACGTGTATCTGACAAGTCAGGTCGACCTGCCGACATCTTTGAAGGTCCTAGTCATACCATGCCCCCTACTGGCTTGTTGTTTGACGCGTTCATGGATGAATTATTGCACGGTAACACAGCTGcgaaagatgaaagaaaggtgaaggaagtcACTAGGGATGAGGCTGTAGTGTATGAAATGGAGGTTGACGACTCTGGTGCTGAGGAGACCAGTGCCGGCGAAATCAAGGGCAGGGctgttgaagatggagagatcAGGGAACTCGAAGCTTTCTTCAAGGACTTGTTATCGTCTA TTCCCCGAGCGCCCCTTACACCTGCTAGTAGAAAGCCTGACACACTTCGCAATCGTTTGCCTTCTCACCTCACGAACCATACTCCTGCTCGGTCCGTGGCGACTCCACTCCAAAGCCGAAAGGCGAACGGTGACGCATCTCGTGGTCGAGCGTCTCTGTTAGCTGGTGGTAATCATGTAGACGAGTCGGACATTGGTACTCCAGGAAGTGTCACCGCATCAGGAAACAAGAAGGgtaaaaaaagaaaggcgCCGAGAGAAGAGTAG
- a CDS encoding hypothetical protein (Match to ESTs gb|CF194017.1|CF194017, gb|CF194016.1|CF194016; HMMPfam hit to UDP-g_GGTase, UDP-glucose:Glycoprotein Glucosyltransferase, score: 122.3, E(): 1.1e-33): MRANTVALALAASALAASASPPVRVSLETSWAAPPLVLEILETVYDEYPSSYFPLLHLLSSLPADSTDESILSSTLDLIQAYSLLPSPSSLSTFHLALSLHSTAPRIEAEYNWYNSAANRNQKPLSLPFDHTSPSVSSTSSSPRAIFYYAPFASTSNELLGYLDHHASQYPEFTYTVRYQPPLSDEAKKPLSLSGWGAEMALKKMDYLVVDDRATGETTFRDESDEVARNESNIFAHVFGDDPWGDQATHLTAAEIRDIGLKAATLIMSSDDPISALIHLSQDFPKYSAALARQVEVPEDIQSKGRTIAVRGNAKEAIYINGKPFDRDLNPYTLLKALRDERQLTVSLTSLGLTPKQSIDILGDPVVGQGQIEDDMGEGLVDASDRIEGGDVIVYWNDIEKDKRYQNWPIHPQGYMRPLYHGQFHTVRRNTFNLIFALDLSRISSLELIVHSISAMIQRGLPIRFGIVPVFEPEQQDDISFQMAKVFWYSVKTFGRSSTRDFLAAIIDATPRQLNNPAPQVNDDVLRKGYEALSATSKKASLAFDDVLTSEDWDRHVEKTGNYLKRLLITKKDAENGGMFMNGRFTPNAPAWPNIVTQEMQSQLAFIQGQASKVMLDAIPEDISTMFYDLPSTSKRRSSLVIPVGDNKLKVFNLVDLFKNEGIEGKLSGEFVYPDGERGTPISMWIIGDLDSPEGLETVKNGLQHLQTSQCASRLGFIHVPPARSHSSCPAGQYCFSTVLYQILSQNALSLTKPSDLLELISDVQHSIKTNLEKAGEIEVGNQGVDDCGTTFTLSPEDQQKYFEAKPLHGMTFGGWAAGDIAAASEFWKAGTQISGKLGITDGVHLLANGRLVGPITPVTFPLDDFEALEVYEHRKRVKPIIDILKTMYDDIAAFDRPTLANLISKVSSVVTSAYKPLDGEGIFAPTQLTRTRYYERLDDGSMSFKLGDEDMSLLKVAIVVNPLSEQAQKWSPLIQTLSEMEHVFVSVYLEPEALMEEVKLKRFYRTSVPSRLTFDVDGAAIAPGLTFNSLPSNPIYTLGLDTPPSWIVSPRTSPYDLDNLLLSSISSPVSVTFQLKQLLIEGHAREAGNIPPRGLQLQLKTLGGDIAADTQVMANLGYLQFRATPGYYTLSIRPGRGEEVFNLESIGAEGWDSPSVEEVGEGVDLGSFDGQTIYPRFARKEGMEKADVLQESVAAPEGLAKQVYSKMKSIVGLSTKATPAKTEHADINIFTVASGLLYERFASIMILSVMKHTNSSVKFWFIENFLSPTFIAFIPKLAEEYGFQYEFVTYKWPHWLRAQTEKQRIIWAYKILFLDVLFPMSLDKVIFVDADQIVRTDMKELMDVDLHGRVYGYAPMGNSRKEMEGFRFWKSGYWKEALRGRPYHISALYVVDLKKFRQLATGDRLRGQYHALSADPNSLANLDQDLPNSMQDQIPIWTLDQDWLWCQTWCSDESLATAKTIDLCQNPLTKEPKLVRARQIPEWDVYDQEIAAFGARVSEEGEESGALAISVDDLASEGYVSGVEGKEEETEREAEGRIGDEL; encoded by the exons ATGAGAGCAAACACAGTGGCTCTGGCCCTCGCAGCTTCAGCGCTCGCGGCGTCCGCGTCTCCACCAGTACGCGTAAGTCTCGAGACAAGCTGGGCAGCTCCCCCTTTGGTCCTCGAGATCCT CGAAACTGTGTATGACGAATACCCCTCATCCTACTTCCcgctccttcatcttttatcctctcttcctgcaGACTCTACAGATGAGTCCATATTATCCTCGACGCTGGACCTCATTCAAGCCTattcgcttcttccttcgccatCATCACTATCTACTTTCCACCTTGCCTTGTCCCTGCACTCCACAGCACCTAGAATAGAAGCCGAATACAACTGGTACAACAGCGCC GCCAATAGAAACCAGAAACCTCTTTCACTTCCTTTCGATCACACTTCTCCGTCGgtctcttccacctcatcatctcctcgGGCCATATTCTACTACGCCCCATTCGCTTCTACTTCCAATGAACTCCTTGGATACCTGGATCACCATGCGTCTCAATATCCAGAGTTCACTTATACCGTCCGTTACCAGCCCCCTTTGTCGGATGAGGCCAAAAAACCTTTGTCTCTCTCAGGATGGGGCGCGGAGATGGCCCTTAAGAAGATGGATTATCTCGTTGTCGATGACCGTGCTACTGGGGAGACCACTTTCCGAGATGAAAGCGATGAGGTGGCTCGGAATGAAAGTAACATATTTGCTCACGTATTTGGGGATGACCCGTGGGGTGATCAAGCAACGCATTTGACAGCAGCAGAGATCAGAG ACATTGGTCTCAAGGCTGCTACTCTTATTATGTCTTCAGATGACCCTATTTCTGCCCTGATTCATCTCTCGCAAGATTTTCCCAAGTATTCGGCTGCCCTCGCTCGTCAAGTTGAGGTACCAGAGGATATCCAATCAAAGGGCAGGACAATTGCTGTCAGAGGAAACGCGAAAGAAGCTATATATATTAATGGTAAGCCATTTGACAGGGATTTGAATCCGTATAC TCTTCTGAAAGCCCTTCGTGATGAGCGCCAGCTCACGGTTTCCCTCACTTCCTTGGGTCTTACCCCTAAGCAATCCATTGACATACTGGGGGATCCCGTCGTTGGCCAAGGCcagattgaagatgacatGGGAGAAGGTTTGGTAGACGCAAGTGATAGAATCGAGGGTGGCGACGTCATTGTTTACTGGAATGACATTGAGAAAGACAAAAGATATCAAAATTGGCCTATTCATCCTCAGGGG TACATGCGCCCTTTGTATCATGGTCAGTTCCATACCGTCAGGCGGAATACATTCAATCTCATTTTCGCCCTGGACCTCTCGCGAATCTCGTCCCTTGAGCTCATTGTCCACTCCATCTCTGCCATGATTCAGAGAGGTTTGCCTATCCGATTTGGTATAGTACCTGTTTTTGAGCCTGAACAGCAAGATGACATCT CTTTTCAGATGGCCAAAGTCTTCTGGTACTCTGTCAAGACctttggaagaagctcaaCCCGGGACTTCCTCGCTGCG ATCATCGACGCAACTCCGCGCCAGCTCAACAATCCTGCTCCTCAAgtaaatgatgatgttctCCGTAAAGGGTATGAAGCCCTTTCCGCGACTTCTAAAAAGGCATCTCTAGCCTTTGATGATGTTTTGACCTCTGAAGATTGGGATCGCCATGTCGAGAAGACTGGGAATTATTTGAAGAGGTTGTTAATTACGAAAAAAGACGCAGAGAATGGCGGTATGTTCATGAACGGGAGGTTTACGCCTAATGCGCCTGCCTGGCCCAACATTGTTACGCAAGAGATGCAATCGCAGCTCGCATTCATCCAAGGACAGGCAAGTAAG GTCATGTTGGATGCAATCCCCGAAGACATCTCAACCATGTTCTATGATTTGCCATCCACCTCtaagaggaggagcagcCTCGTTATTCCAGTTGGCGACAACAAGCTCAAAGTCTTCAATTTGGTCGATCTCTTTAAAAATGAGGGGATTGAAGGCAAATTGAGCGGAGAGTTTGTCTATCCCG atggagaaagaggaacgCCGATCAGTATGTGGATTATAGGAGATCTTGATTCCCCTGAAGGTTTGGAGACTGTCAAGAACGGCCTACAGCACCTCCAAACTTCGCAATGTGCTTCCAGGCTCGGCTTCATTCATGTACCCCCGGCACGTAgccattcttcttgcccCGCGGGCCAATATTGCTTCTCAACTGTGCTTTACCAGATCCTTTCCCAAAACGCACTCTCTTTGACCAAACCTTCTGATCTCCTGGAGCTCATATCAGATGTCCAGCACTCTATTAAGACAAATTTGGAAAAAGCTGGCGAAATTGAGGTTGGTAACCAAGGGGTGGATGACTGTGGAACGACATTCACATTGTCTCCCGAGGATCAACAGAAGTACTTCGAGGCTAAACCTTTGCACGGTATGACGTTTGGCGGTTGGGCTGCTGGAGATATAGCTGCAGCTAGCGAATTCTGGAAAGCTGGGACGCAAATCTCCGGAAAGCTTGGCATCACGGACGGTGTACACCTGCTTGCTAATGGTCGA CTTGTCGGTCCCATCACTCCAGTGACATTCCCGCTTGATGACTTCGAAGCTTTGGAGGTGTACGAACACAGGAAACGTGTCAAGCCTATCATTGATATTCTTAAGACGATGTACGATGATATTGCTGCCTTTGACAG ACCAACATTGGCAAACCTTATCTCCAAAGTCTCTTCTGTAGTCACCTCGGCGTATAAGCCTCTTGATGGTGAGGGAATCTTTGCACCTACCCAATTGACTAGGACGAGGTATTATGAGAGACTTGACGATGGATCCAT GTCATTCAAGCTCGGGGATGAGGACATGTCCTTGTTGAAGGTGGCAATTGTTGTGAACCCATTATCCGAGCAAGCTCAAAAGTGGTCACCTCTCATCCAG ACTTTGTCTGAAATGGAGCACGTCTTTGTGTCTGTATATCTAGAGCCTGAGGCGCTAATGGAGGAGGTCAAGTTGAAGAGGTTCTATCGTACTTCTGTACCTTCCAGGTTGACCTTTGATGTCGACGG TGCTGCCATAGCTCCTGGTCTGACATTCAAcagccttccttccaacccTATCTATACTCTTGGTCTCGACACTCCGCCGTCCTGGATCGTCTCACCCAGGACTTCACCATATGATCTggacaatcttctcctctcctccatctcgtcACCTGTCTCTGTCACCTTCCAGCTCAAGCAACTTTTGATTGAGGGCCACGCTCGAGAGGCAGGCAATATTCCTCCTCGCGGTCTTCAGCTACAGCTCAAAACCCTTGGTGGAGATATCGCTGCCGATACGCAAGTGATGGCTAACCTCGGTTACTTACAATTCCGCGCCACGCCTGGTTACTATACTTTGTCGATCAGACCGGgcagaggtgaagaagtcTTCAACCTTGAGAGCATTGGTGCTGAGGGTTGGGATAGTCCGTCGGTTGAGGAAGTCGGAGAAGGTGTCGACCTGGGAAGCTTTGATGGACAGACGATATACCCAAGGTTCGCAAGAAAAGAGGGTATGGAGAAAGCCGACGTCCTTCAAGAGTCAGTTGCTGCTCCGGAAGGATTGGCGAAACAAGTTTATTCAAA GATGAAGTCTATCGTTGGATTGTCAACAAAGGCTACGCCCGCTAAGACTGAGCATGCCGATATTAACATTTTCACTGTTGCGTCTGGTCTTTTGTACGAGCGTTTTGCGTCAATCATGATTCTTAGTGTCATGAAGCACACCAATAGCTCTGTCAAATTTTGGTTTATC GAAaacttcctttccccaACTTTCATT GCGTTTATCCCTAAGCTTGCCGAGGAATATGGCTTTCAATACGAGTTCGTGACTTACAAGTGGCCACATTGGCTGCGAGCTCAGACAGAGAAACAACGTATCATTTGGGC ATACAAGATCCTTTTCCTCGATGTCCTTTTCCCCATGTCTCTTGACAAAGTCATCTTTGTGGATGCCGACCAGATTGTTCGTACTGACATGAAGGAGCTAATGGATGTCGATTTGCATGGAAGGGTCTACGGCTATGCGCCTATGGGTAACAGCcgaaaggagatggaaggttTCAGATTCTGGAAGAGCGGATATTGGAAGGAAGCGCTGAGAGGAAGACCGTACCATATCAG TGCTTTGTATGTTGTTGATCTTAAAAAGTTCAGGCAGCTCGCTACGGGA GATCGACTTCGAGGGCAATACCATGCACTTTCAGCCGATCCTAATTCACTTGCCAACCTGGACCAAGATCTTCCCAATTCAATGCAGGATCAAATCCCTATATGGACATTGGATCAAGACTGGTTGTGGTGCCAAACTTGGTGCAGCGATGAAAGTTTGGCCACGGCGAAGACTA TCGACCTTTGTCAAAACCCTCTTACT AAAGAACCCAAGCTTGTTCGTGCTCGACAGATTCCAGAATGGGACGTCTACGACCAAGAAATTGCCGCGTTCGGTGCTCGGGTGTCagaggagggtgaagaaagCGGAGCTTTGGCTATCAGCGTGGATGATTTGGCGTCAGAAGGCTATGTTTCTGGGGtcgaagggaaagaagaggagacagAGCGTGAAGCTGAAGGACGTATTGGGGATGAGTTGTGA
- a CDS encoding hypothetical protein (Match to ESTs gb|CF183665.1|CF183665, gb|CF183446.1|CF183446, gb|CF183445.1|CF183445; HMMPfam hit to His_biosynth, Histidine biosynthesis protein, score: 44.7, E(): 4.9e-14) codes for MSRRHSQFRPCIDLHQGVVKQIVGGTLDLTSQSGAGPTENFVATHPPSYFADLYKTNDLVGGHIIKLGPGNDEAAKEAVSAWRNGMQVGGGITETNAQEWLNNGASKVIVTSYLFPNGKFDEDRLKRLANQAGKDKLVVDISCRKRENGWVVAMNGWKTLTDMAVTKESIQLVERYCSELLIHAADVEGLCQGIDEELVTRLGEWVSIPCTYAGGAKDISDLALVDRLSNGKVDLTFGSSLDIFGGKGVKFTDLVKADKEAKEHLKCTTCIDSDTC; via the exons ATGTCCAGAAGGCATTCCCAATTCCGACCTTGTATCGATCTCCACCAAGGCGTCGTCAAACAAATTGTGGGCGGCACCCTTGATCTCACGTCTCAGTCTGGCGCTGGACCCACCGAGAACTTCGTTGCTAC CCACCCTCCTTCCTACTTTGCCGACCTGTACAAGACTAACGACCTTGTTGGAGGACATATAATCAAGCTTGGTCCAGGAAATGACGAGGCTGCGAAGGAAGCAGTCAGCGCTTGGAGAAATGGTATGCAAGTCGGTGGTGGGATAACGGAAACCAATGCCCAGGAATGGCTAAATAATGGTGCCTCTAAG GTGATTGTGACAAGTTACTTGTTTCCCAACGGCAAGTTTGATGAGGATAGGTTAAAACGCCTGGCAAACCAGGCTGGCAAGGACaagcttgttgttgacattAG CTGTCGTAAACGAGAAAACGGCTGGGTTGTAGCTATGAACGGGTGGAAGACTCTTACAGATATGGCCGTCACTAAGG AGAGTATACAGCTTGTAGAGCGATATTGCTCTGAATTGCTCATCCACGCTGCCGACGTTGAAGGATTATGTCAAGGCATCGATGAAGAACTTGTCACCC GGCTTGGCGAGTGGGTAAGCATCCCCTGTACATACGCTGGCGGTGCCAAAGATATCTCCGACCTAGCCCTTGTTGACCGGTTATCAAACGGCAAAGTTGACCTTACTTTTGGCTCATCACTTGACATATTTGGAGGCAAGGGTGTCAAATTTACGGATTTGGTCAAGGCCGACAAAGAAGCCAAGGAGCA CCTAAAATGTACAACTTGCATAGATTCAGACACATGCTAA